The nucleotide window CTCATGGTGCCGGGGCGCGGATTTTTCCTGAACAACGAATTGACGGATTTCGATGCCCAGCCGCGCGACGCCGAAGGCCGGCTCGCGGCGAATGCGGCGGGCCCGGGCAAGCGGCCGCGCAGCAGCATGAGCCCCACGCTCGTTTTCAAAAAGGACGGCAGGCCCGTCATGATCGTGGGTTCGCCTGGCGGCTCGAAAATCATCGGCGCGGTCCTGAACGTGATCGTGAACGTCCTCGATTACGGCATGACGCTGGACGAGGCCCTGAAAAGCCCGCGCGTCATCAACCGCGACGGGCCGGTCGAGCTCGAGGCGCCCCTTTCCGGCAATGCGGCGCTGAAGAAAAAACTCGCGGCCCAGGGGCTCAAGACCGAATTGGCCAAGCCGCTCGGCAACGTGCAGGCCATCGTTTTCCAGGAAGGCCAACTCATCGGCGGAAGCGACCCGCGCGGCAACGGCGCGGCCGAAGGATATGGAGAATTCTGATGAACCCTGAGCGCAAGGTTTTATATGAAGGCCAGTACATCCGGTTCGTGGCCAAAGGCACATGGGAATACGCGGAGCGGATCAACTGCAGCGGCATCGTTTTTATCGCGGCCGTCACCGATGACGACAAGATCATCCTTTGCGAACAGTTCCGGGTTCCCGTCGACCGCCACGTGATCGAGATTCCGGCGGGCCTGGTCAACGACGGCGTCGCCAAGCATGAGGAAACGCTGGAGGAAGCGGCCAAGAGGGAGCTCCTGGAGGAGACCGGCTACGAGGCCCAGAAAATGGTCCGGATGATCGAAGGTCCGGCCGCGGCAGGCTCTTCCTCAGCCATGATCGTTTTTTTCCGCGCGCTGGGCCTGAAAAAAGTCGCTTCAGGCGGAGGCGATGAAACCGAAAATATAGTTGTACATGAAGTGCCTTTGAAAGGCATTGACACGTGGCTTCAGACCATGGAAGAAAAGGGCAAGGCGATCGATCCCAAGGTGTTTACCGTCCTTTACCTGGTCCGGAGCACCCTTTACGGCGGAGTAAAATGAAACCTGTTTTCTGGGCGGTGGTTGTTTCGCTGGCATGCCTGTCGCTCTCCTGCAAGACCATGGAGCAGGAGAGGAGCTGGCCTACGCTTTATGAAAAATACGATCTTTACGCGACCGAGCTCCAGCACGCCGTGGAACGCGGGGAGATGACGATTTCCGAAGCCGAAACGCTTCGCCAGGAAGCTTATCGGGGTTATCTCAAGGACTTGGAAAAACAGCAGATCCTGGCCGAACACCGCAATTATTAGCTTTTGTCCGCAATCGGAGTTAAGATAAAGTGTCTTTCGAGACACTTCTGAGGAGGTTACTATGGAACCGTTGAATTTTCCTTCAAATGCCCAGTCGGGCGCGCCGTCGCTGATCCAGACGTACATGCAGCGTGTGTACCAGTGGATGGCGGCGGGGCTTGCCTTGACCGGGTTCGTGGCTTACTGGACTTCGGGAAACCTGGGCTTGGTGAAAGCTTTGTACGGCGGGCTGTTCTTTCCCGTCCTGCTCGTCGAGCTCGGGCTGGTGTTCTGGCTTTCATCCCAAGCCCAGAAAATTTCCGCGAAGGCCGCCGTGATTGGGTTCTCCATTTATTCGGCCCTGAACGGCATGACCCTTTCGTACATTTTTCTGGTTTATGCGCAGTCTTCCATCGCCACGGTTTTCCTGATGACCGCCGCGACGTTTGCCGGCGTCAGCCTCTACGGCTGGACCCTGAAAAGGGACCTCGGCTCGATGGGAAGTTTTTTCGCGATGGCGCTGATCGGGATCATCGTGACGAGCCTGATCAATATATTCTTGAAGTCCCCGGCCCTGGAATGGGTCATCAGCTATGCAGGTGTCGCGCTCTTCATCGCGTTGACCGCTTATGACACGCAGAAGCTGAAAGCTATTCACCAGAACTATCCGGACGCGCCTGAGCAGATGGCGGTCCTGGGAGCGCTCACGCTGTACCTGGACTTCATCAACATGTTTCTCTTCCTGCTCAGGATTTTCGGCCGCCGCAAATAATCCTGAGCCCGGCCATCGCCAGGCCGAGCATGAAAAGCATTGCGGATCCCGGTTCCGGAGCGTCTGCCCGGACCGGGGTCGAAGGCTCCGATCCCCCCGTTGGCTCTTGCTCCGTTTTCTTTTTTTCTTCCGCCGTGAATTCCAAATCTGAACGCAGCAGGTCCACTTTTTCAGAATTAAAGGAAGTCCTTTCCGACAGGAATACGTCGAACGACCACGGCGAGCCGTTTTCGATTTCCGCGAGCACACTGACCGGAAGCGCCCACGAATTCTTCAGGGGCTTGGTCTGGCTGTCCCCCAAAGTGCCCAGCAGGGTGCTCTGGCCGCTGAAGGCCTGCCAGATTTCCGCGGTGGGCCCGAGGTTCTGATTGCCGGAGTGCGTCAGGGACAGCGTGGCTGAAGTCAGGGAATAAAGGCTCGCGTCAAAGCCCGTAAGCACGTGGGCGTAATGAAAGTCGAGATTATTCCCGGACGTGGTGTCGACTGCGGAGGTCGAGGCCGGAAACACAATTGTATTCGTGAAGGTCGCGGCGTGAACCGGCGCGGCCGTAAAAACGGCAAGCCCCAGGCAAAGCCCGAAGCCGTAAACAATCTTGTGAAACATAAAATCTCCTTGGGGGCAGGAGGCCCATGAATTTCTTTCGCTAGGAAAGAGGCGTCATAGTAACGACGGCTCCCGGAGGATGCCACGGGTTTATGAGGTTTTCCGGTTCTCCGGTCCTGACCGCGGGCCGTCCCGGATTGGCTGTTCAAGACAAGGCTTGGTCTTGTGATACAATGCGCCTAATTTCATGAAGGAGTCGGGAATGCCGGTTTTCGAATACCAGGAGCTTTACCCGCTTGCCAGGGAGACCACGCCTTACAAGCTGCTCACGCGCGAGCACGTGTCGACCGAAATGCTGGGCGGGCGGAAAATCCTGAAAGTAGCACCGGAAGCGCTCACGCTTCTGGCCAAGCAGGCTTTCTTCGACGTTTCCTTTTATCTCCGGCCCGGCCACCTGAAAAAAGTCGCCGCCATCCTCGAAGATCCCGAAGCCTCCGAGAACGACAGGTTCGTCGCGCTTACGCTTTTGAAAAACGCGGCCATTGCGGCCCAGGGCCAGCTTCCGAGCTGCCAGGACACGGGGACCGCCATCGTCGCCGCGAAAAAGGGCGAGGGCGTGTGGACCGGC belongs to Verrucomicrobiia bacterium and includes:
- a CDS encoding PEP-CTERM sorting domain-containing protein translates to MFHKIVYGFGLCLGLAVFTAAPVHAATFTNTIVFPASTSAVDTTSGNNLDFHYAHVLTGFDASLYSLTSATLSLTHSGNQNLGPTAEIWQAFSGQSTLLGTLGDSQTKPLKNSWALPVSVLAEIENGSPWSFDVFLSERTSFNSEKVDLLRSDLEFTAEEKKKTEQEPTGGSEPSTPVRADAPEPGSAMLFMLGLAMAGLRIICGGRKS
- a CDS encoding gamma-glutamyltransferase, with amino-acid sequence LMVPGRGFFLNNELTDFDAQPRDAEGRLAANAAGPGKRPRSSMSPTLVFKKDGRPVMIVGSPGGSKIIGAVLNVIVNVLDYGMTLDEALKSPRVINRDGPVELEAPLSGNAALKKKLAAQGLKTELAKPLGNVQAIVFQEGQLIGGSDPRGNGAAEGYGEF
- a CDS encoding Bax inhibitor-1/YccA family protein codes for the protein MEPLNFPSNAQSGAPSLIQTYMQRVYQWMAAGLALTGFVAYWTSGNLGLVKALYGGLFFPVLLVELGLVFWLSSQAQKISAKAAVIGFSIYSALNGMTLSYIFLVYAQSSIATVFLMTAATFAGVSLYGWTLKRDLGSMGSFFAMALIGIIVTSLINIFLKSPALEWVISYAGVALFIALTAYDTQKLKAIHQNYPDAPEQMAVLGALTLYLDFINMFLFLLRIFGRRK
- a CDS encoding NUDIX hydrolase; protein product: MNPERKVLYEGQYIRFVAKGTWEYAERINCSGIVFIAAVTDDDKIILCEQFRVPVDRHVIEIPAGLVNDGVAKHEETLEEAAKRELLEETGYEAQKMVRMIEGPAAAGSSSAMIVFFRALGLKKVASGGGDETENIVVHEVPLKGIDTWLQTMEEKGKAIDPKVFTVLYLVRSTLYGGVK